The Marinomonas sp. CT5 genome contains the following window.
CCTACTAAGCTAGGGAGCTCAAGTCGAGGGACTTTCCTGCGTACTTCGTGGTTTATTTAGGGGATATGTAAATGGAGGTTGAATTTGTCTTCTATTCCAAGAAATAAAGATGAGTTGGAGTTAGCCATAAACTCAATATTTCCAAAACTTATGTCAGACTATCGTGCAGTTCCTGCAAACGAAGTACGCAAACTTGGGATAGAGGGAAATGTAAAAGGGAGTATCATAAGTGTGAGTGATACGCTGGCGTACTTGATCGGTTGGGGGCAACTTGTACTTAAATGGCATCGTTTGAAGTCTCAAAATCAGCCTGTTGATTTCCCTGAAACCGGTTATAAATGGAACCAACTCGGTTTGCTTGCCGAAAGCTTTCATCAGAAATATTGTGACTGGAAATATGAGGATTTACTTGTTGAGTTTGAATCTACGGTTAGTGAGGTATTTTTACTCATTGCATCTTTAAGTGATCATGATTTGTATGGGGTGCCGTGGTATGAACAATGGACTTTAGGTCGCATGATTCAATTGAATACTTTATCACCCATGAAGAACATGCGAACAAAGGTTCGGCGTTTCAACCGAGAATTTATCTAACAGTCATTTAATTGGGCAAAGCTACTACCTATCAGTTGACCTTGTATTGTGTATCTCAAGTTACATCAAGATGGATTTTGAATACCATGTCTTTGAAAGGGAGCTTTCAAATGTTGAAATGCTTAATAATAAGATTCATCAAAGGGTTACTCTTTTCAACAACCTCACATAAGGCATCATCAAAGTGGAATTAATTAGAAGTGTCGCTTGGTTACATGTAGAGAATGGCAAAGTGCTATGTGTTAGAACAAAGGGAAAGGATAAGTTTTATATACCTGGCGGAAAGATTGACCAAGGAGAGTCAGCTAAAGCGGCATTGATTCGAGAAATACAGGAAGAGCTTGGAGTGTCTTTAGATGAAAACTCTATTGTACCTGCTACAACCATTGTCGCAGCGGCGCATGGTTTCAGCTCAGATCAAAAGGTTGAAATGCAGTGCTTCTACGCACAATATAGAGGTGTTATTGCTAAGCACTCAGAGATCGAAGAAATACGTTGGGTGCAAGATGACTTTCCATTAATTTGTGCTCCTGCCGCCCAAATGGCGATAACATTTTTGGCACAATTGGATAAGATTTCTGTAGGACAAGTCTAGGTTGCTCAAAGGCTGCTAGATAAGGTTCTTATTAGGTGTGAGAATGAAAACTGAATATCAATTACCAAAGGAGTCTGATTTTCCTCATGGGACTCAGTTCTATATCAAGGAATTTGATGTTCCTTTAGCACTCGAACCTGATAACAAATGGTTTAATTGGTTTGGTGGTGTTAGAAAGTCTTATGATGTCAGTGGTTTGAAAGTAGATAATAACTGGCAAGTTGAATCTTTTGCGGAGTGGTTAACCCTAGTGAAGAATTCTCTTAAATGATGTTATATGTATCACGATTTTATGTCATGAGGAAATCTAATGGTCAAGGACGTTAAAGGTCGTTTTGATGAGTATCCTGACATTGTTCGTGTACGATTGAATCAGGTGAGAGAGTTGGTCTTTGAAATTGTTACTGATTTGGCTTTGGGGAAAGTGGAAGAATCTCTTAAGTGGGGGGAGCCAAGTTATCGTGTCAAAACAGGTTCTCCATTTAGGATGGATTGGAAGCCTAAGTCACCGAATCATTTCTATCTCTTTTTTCATTGCCAAACGAAATTAGTGGATACATTTCGAGAGCTGTATGGCGATGTGCTGGAGTTTCAAGGTAATAGAGCGATTGTATTGTCATTATCTGAGCCATTGCCCGAAGCAAGCATTAAGCATTGTTTAGAGCTTGCTTTAACTTATCAAGATCGTAAACATTTACCTCTGCTTGGCGCATGAATAAAGTTCGTTTTATAAGATCAATATTTTAAAGGTCGTTATTTTTTGAGAGGGATGTATGTTTATACTGGACGTTGAAGACGACTTACAACTGGCTTTGGTTGAGCCAAGTTTTGCGCCCTTGTATTTTGATATTGTTTCAAAGCAGCGTGATTATTTGGGACAGTGGCTTGCTTGGCCGCCCCATGCTGGGGATGAGGCGTTTTTCCTGAAGTTCATCAAAAAATCTCTGCATGATTATGCGGATGGCAAGTCTCTTGTCTGTGCCATGTTTTACCAAAATGAGCTGGTTGGGAATATTGGATTCAATGAGATAAACCATGATTTGCAGACAGTGGAAATAGGCTATTGGCTTGCCCATGATTACCAAGGAAAGGGAATTGTGAGCAAGTCTGTTGCAAAATTGATTGAGTTCGCTTTCATAGAACTCAAGATGCAAAAAGTGCAAATTTCAGCGGCAGTGGACAACCTTCCCAGTCGAGCTGTGTGCGAGCGACTTGGCTTTCAGTTGGAAGGTATTTTGACTCGGGCTGAGAATCTAAACGGCAGGGTTGTTGATCATGCGGTTTATGGTCTTAGTTTTGAAACTTGGAAGACAATATAGCGAATTTCTAAGGCCGATTTACATTCTGTTCCAATGTTGTTTTTTATCGTTTTAAACATTTACGGAATAACAATGTAGGTTAGGTAATAGTGTTGCTCACTATCTAACACGGCTTAATCTACGTATTACAGTAATCATTGATAGTTTCCTGAAACAAGGCATAGCAATTCAACCATAGGTCTGTTTCACTCTATTGTATTTTTCTACAACGCATTCAACTCCGCTTTGTCCTCATACAACAGCTTTAAAGCAACTAAGCATAAGTCAAATTGACATAACGTGCGCTAGCAACTGGTTCGTTTCATCATGAACTTGCATTAAGTCAATGCCGTTACTTAAAACCACAGATAAAATGAGCGCTCTGAGTTCGATTATGATTGAGCCGATTCGCTCTTTTGATCGGAAAAAGAAAGAATTTTAAGAAGCTAATTGAGGGTTAGTGAGTTCTAATTATTTAGTTTTTCATTAACTTTAGGAAGAATGTCAGTGGTATAACGGCAAGTACTAAGTGAGGAATATTTACAGTGAGTAATGATATGTAATTTTTCATAAAGATATCATATCACTCATTGTGTAAAAAAAAACAACTGTTATGCTGTTTGGAAATTGAATCAACAGATAGTAAGTAAAATAAGTCTGAAGTATTAATATTATTAATAACATCATGAATTAGTCAAGCCATTGGGTGACGTTAGAAATATGATGTTCCTAGTTAGTAAACAGGACTACGCATTTTCTTAAATATCAGAATAGGTTAATAACTTGGATTTTTAGGCTGTTTAAGTCTTAGTTATTAATGGTTTTGGATGAGTAAGAAAGTTAGTTAATAAATTGTTCTAAGTTGCTGAATTTCGGAGAAATATATGTGTAGATCATTTTTACGCAACACATCTTCATTAGTTTTTATCTTTTTAATTTTAACCTTTTTACCTGCTGTTAGTGCGGCACCATTAAAA
Protein-coding sequences here:
- a CDS encoding GNAT family protein; translation: MFILDVEDDLQLALVEPSFAPLYFDIVSKQRDYLGQWLAWPPHAGDEAFFLKFIKKSLHDYADGKSLVCAMFYQNELVGNIGFNEINHDLQTVEIGYWLAHDYQGKGIVSKSVAKLIEFAFIELKMQKVQISAAVDNLPSRAVCERLGFQLEGILTRAENLNGRVVDHAVYGLSFETWKTI
- a CDS encoding DUF1801 domain-containing protein; the protein is MVKDVKGRFDEYPDIVRVRLNQVRELVFEIVTDLALGKVEESLKWGEPSYRVKTGSPFRMDWKPKSPNHFYLFFHCQTKLVDTFRELYGDVLEFQGNRAIVLSLSEPLPEASIKHCLELALTYQDRKHLPLLGA
- a CDS encoding NUDIX domain-containing protein translates to MELIRSVAWLHVENGKVLCVRTKGKDKFYIPGGKIDQGESAKAALIREIQEELGVSLDENSIVPATTIVAAAHGFSSDQKVEMQCFYAQYRGVIAKHSEIEEIRWVQDDFPLICAPAAQMAITFLAQLDKISVGQV
- a CDS encoding ClbS/DfsB family four-helix bundle protein encodes the protein MSSIPRNKDELELAINSIFPKLMSDYRAVPANEVRKLGIEGNVKGSIISVSDTLAYLIGWGQLVLKWHRLKSQNQPVDFPETGYKWNQLGLLAESFHQKYCDWKYEDLLVEFESTVSEVFLLIASLSDHDLYGVPWYEQWTLGRMIQLNTLSPMKNMRTKVRRFNREFI